Proteins encoded in a region of the Uloborus diversus isolate 005 chromosome 1, Udiv.v.3.1, whole genome shotgun sequence genome:
- the LOC129218124 gene encoding uncharacterized protein LOC129218124 translates to MNDPVPLSKDKINSDALLTSITPHKNKVENNKQIVLLQTFKAIISDSEGKTKIHCRGLIDSGSQRSFIRERLVNKLKLPVEDREKISLHTFGNSTAINVKRHRVKFLLHNIRDENKCLSIEALESPEICNTLIETPNKDLREQIQSLGIKLSDSENGYRDSKIDILIGSDYFWEIVSGTTRRINEKVMLLDTLMGWIIHIPISNFDLNFKTSSVEVLSAIVTKDLDDELTNQLKAFWELESLGIQNDPSKRAISKGEALQKFEKTLTFKNGRYVVALPWKHENENLASNYDNARKRLNSLIRRFYKYPSLYIKYKAVIDEYFKLGIVEEVRDTRNTGHPTYYLPHSPVIRKDKSTTKLRIVFDASSYPPHAPSLNDLLHSGPNLNPDLLNLILSFRFHRIAFVADIEKAFLNIGLSENDRDVVRFLWIDELLNDITQTKLKVCRLSRVLFGVTASSFLLAAVIRYHLYQYSNLYPETSLMLRESMYVDDLLSGALNEDKALQLSKESKFIMEDAGMRLRKWKSNSLTLESKWNNLGFDTGTCEQSDESLKVLGLLWDSQNDNFKFDTSSLIQFIKESDGTKRTLIRTAGRIFDPLGFISPYTVRVKLLFQELWERGVHWDKKLPTDIAQEWKKWHEELSLVNTLKMPRHCFGQTEFENLRNVQVHCFTDASAKIYGSVIFIRYTDENNITKISFLASKSRVAPLKKLTIPRLELTATLIGARLISHIKPIFKRFHSKVSYHCWTDSNIALCWIKNSSTKWKPFIESRVREIQSLTNPSIRKFCPGRMNVSYIITRGKSIFELMKCEAWFTGPEWIKNEKNWPKSISVNDFCDEALGMEMRKQEVLFLATVNEDLLDFKRYGSYRKVLPVTANIRRFIYNCRHDDKRVGSLNADEINESENYWILNAQEHALLSEKKSIN, encoded by the coding sequence ATGAATGACCCTGTTCCCCTGTCTAAAGACAAAATTAATTCTGATGCACTATTAACATCAATTActccacataaaaacaaagttgaaaataataaacaaattgtTCTACTCCAAACATTTAAAGCTATCATTTCAGATTCAGAGGGTAAAACTAAAATACATTGTCGAGGTTTAATTGATTCAGGGAGCCAAAGAAGTTTTATCCGTGAAAGATtagtaaataaattgaaattaccAGTAGAAGATAGGGAAAAAATAAGCTTGCATACTTTCGGAAATAGTACCGCTATTAACGTTAAAAGACATCGCGTCAAGTTTTTGCTACACAACATAAGAGacgaaaataaatgtttaagtaTCGAGGCATTAGAATCCCCTGAAATCTGCAACACATTAATAGAAACACCCAACAAAGATTTGCGTGAACAAATTCAATCTTTAGGTATTAAATTGTCGGATTCCGAAAACGGATATAGGGatagtaaaattgacattttaattgGGTCTGATTATTTTTGGGAAATAGTTTCTGGTACAACTCGacgtataaatgaaaaagtaatgttGTTAGATACTTTGATGGGATGGATAATTCATATTCCAATTTCGAATTTcgatcttaattttaaaacatcatcAGTTGAAGTATTGAGCGCTATTGTCACGAAAGATTTAGATGATGAATTAACGAATCAGTTGAAAGCATTTTGGGAGTTAGAATCTCTAGGAATCCAGAATGACCCTTCTAAACGGGCTATTTCAAAAGGGGAGGCtcttcaaaaattcgaaaaaactttaacttttaaaaacggTCGATATGTAGTTGCACTTCCATGGAAGcacgaaaatgaaaatttagctaGTAATTATGATAATGCTCGAAAAcgattaaattcattaattagaCGATTTTATAAATACCCTTCTTTGTACATCAAATATAAAGCAGTGATTGATGAATACTTCAAATTGGGAATTGTGGAGGAAGTTCGTGATACTCGCAATACAGGTCATCCTACGTATTACTTACCACATTCTCCCGTTATCAGGAAAGATAAAAGCACAACCAAGTTGAGAATTGTGTTTGATGCCTCATCGTATCCCCCTCATGCCCcatcactaaatgatttgctacACTCGGGTCCTAATCTAAACCCagatcttttaaatttaattctttcatttcGATTCCACAGAATCGCATTTGTTGCAGATATAGAGAAGGCATTTTTAAATATTGGACTTTCGGAGAATGATCGCGATGTTGTCCGGTTTTTGTGGATAgatgaattattaaatgatataACTCAAACTAAATTGAAGGTTTGTAGACTATCAAGGGTTCTTTTTGGCGTTACAGCTAGTTCCTTTTTGTTAGCAGCTGTTATAAGATATCACTTATATCAGTATTCTAATTTATACCCAGAAACAAGTTTAATGTTAAGGGAATCAATGTACGTTGATGATTTGCTTTCCGGTGCTTTAAATGAAGATAAGGCTCTCCAATTGTCTAAAGAATCAAAATTTATAATGGAAGATGCAGGTATGAGATTGAGAAAGTGGAAAAGTAATTCATTAACCCTGGAAAGTAAATGGAATAATTTGGGATTTGACACGGGTACTTGTGAACAATCTGATGAATCTTTAAAGGTGTTAGGACTTTTATGGGATTcacaaaatgataattttaaattcgaTACTTCTAGTTTGATACAATTTATTAAGGAATCAGATGGCACTAAACGAACGTTAATTAGAACTGCAGGAAGAATCTTCGATCCTCTGGGATTTATCTCCCCTTACACAGTTCGTGTAAAACTACTTTTCCAAGAATTATGGGAACGTGGAGTTCATTGGGACAAGAAGTTGCCCACAGATATTGCTCAGGAATGGAAAAAATGGCATGAAGAATTGTCATTAGTCAATACTTTGAAAATGCCCAGGCATTGTTTCGGACagactgaatttgaaaatttaagaaacgTACAGGTTCACTGTTTCACTGACGCCAGTGCAAAAATTTATGGTTCAGTGATATTTATTCGTTACACAGATGAAaataacattaccaaaatatcCTTTCTTGCATCTAAAAGCAGAGTTGCACCccttaaaaaattaacaattccTAGACTCGAACTGACTGCCACCCTGATAGGAGCTCGTTTAATTTCCCATATCAAGCCTATTTTTAAAAGATTCCATTCGAAAGTCAGTTATCATTGTTGGACCGACAGTAACATTGCGCTTTGTTGGATAAAAAATTCTTCTACTAAGTGGAAACCGTTTATTGAGAGCAGAGTTCGAGAAATCCAATCATTAACGAATCCAAGCATAAGGAAATTTTGCCCCGGCCGAATGAATGTTTCGTATATAATAACAAGAGGAAAGAGTATATTTGAATTGATGAAATGTGAAGCATGGTTTACTGGTCCCGAatggataaaaaatgaaaaaaattggccAAAGTCAATATCCGTTAATGATTTCTGCGATGAAGCTTTAGGAATGGAAATGcgaaaacaagaagttttattcCTAGCCACAGTCAATGAAGATCTATTGGATTTCAAACGTTACGGTAGTTACAGAAAAGTTCTACCAGTAACCGCTAAcatcagaagatttatttacaATTGTCGACATGACGATAAAAGAGTTGGTTCTTTAAACGCTGATGAAATTAATGAATCTGAAAATTACTGGATTTTGAATGCTCAAGAACATgctttactttcagaaaaaaaaagcattaattaa